Genomic segment of Amphibacillus xylanus NBRC 15112:
TAAATTAATCCGGTCGTTCAATTTCGAAAATTTCACCAATTTTTGCATAGTTATTCCCTGCTAATCGGCTGACTGCTGCTAACTTGTCAGCGTCTATCCGTTGATCCGATTGATAAATTGACTCATCAATATGATAATGAACGATTTTACCAATTAATAGGTCAACGCCAACTTCATCATTTTCTCCGAGCTCGATTGCTTGCTCGAGTACACATTCAAAGCGAACTTTCGCTTCTTTTACGCCTGGTACGGTAACCTTTTTACTTGGAACTGTCGTTAAATTTGCACGTGTCAATTCACTCTCATCATGTGGTAAATTTGCTGCAGTTTCATTAACTTTTTCTACATTTTCATGATCAACGATATGAATTACAAATTCTTTT
This window contains:
- a CDS encoding flavin reductase family protein, which produces MLSFDPKEISERQNYKFLIGTVIPRPIAFVTSISEDGVVNGAPFSYFNVVSSNPPMISVAVQRKAGQMKDTARNIVKQKEFVIHIVDHENVEKVNETAANLPHDESELTRANLTTVPSKKVTVPGVKEAKVRFECVLEQAIELGENDEVGVDLLIGKIVHYHIDESIYQSDQRIDADKLAAVSRLAGNNYAKIGEIFEIERPD